TGGGCCCATGGTTTTCTGGGGATTGGGGGGAAGGACAGTTGGTTCCGCAGAAAGGAGGCAAGGCCCAGAGCTTCTCAAAACCACCTGGGAAGGGTTGGCTCTCAGATGCCCTCACTCTCAGCCTTGAGATCTGGGCTCCCACAGCCCAGGTTATGGGCCCCCCAAACTGAGAAGCAAATTTGAGTAACATTGAACTCATGTTAAGAGCCCTGGGGGGCTTCACATGGTGAAGGTAGAGCCCATGTGCCCCGGCTTTTTTCCAGGGAGCTGGCAGCTCCAGGTGGGGGTGGATCGACTGAGAGAACACCAAGTACAGAAGTCAAGACCTCATCTTTACCTGCTGTGCCCTGGGACAGCCAAGGCTGGAAAGGAACTTGATGTTGAGCTCTAACTCAGCATCTGACCTGTCAGGTCCCTCTGCCAAGACTCTGGGATTTGGGAGCACCAAGGCGAGTGGGGCAAAAGCCAGGGTCCACATGGAGCAGGCAGCAGCTCCCTTTGATGCAGTAGCTGTAACACAATCATTGGCCTTGGGAGtgcctcccctgcagcccgtCCCAGTAGCAGATCAGGGCACAGCCTCTCTGAGTGATGCCAACACCCAAGAAGACAGGTGCTCTGACTCCCAGTTCCCGGACTAAGAAACTGAGGCCATGAAGTTTTAGTAACCTGCCTGAGTTTGTCCAGCTGAAATGTGCCCCCACAGCGGCTGGTCCCAGGCCCAGGCAGTACCTGGGTACAGAGCTGCCCACACTGGCCTCCAGTGTTCCCCAACCCTCTGTCCACACAGGGACCCCCTCAGTGAGGAGGCAGTAGATGCAGGTAGGCAGAAGACATGGGAGCCTGAGGTTGCTCCAACAAGGCCCTCTGAAAGCTTGGCAGCCCAATTAGCATGGCATTCCCGGCCAGGCCGGCTCGGCTTCGGCTCCGGGGACCAGCAGAAGCAGATGAAAGCTGAAAGGTTATTCCAATAAGGGGCCGCCCACTTCCCAGCTGAGAGCGATCCTGGTATGCTGGAGGGACTTGGAGCTGGTACATAATTCAGCGTGTCAGGAGGCGAGCCAGAGCTATAGGCAAAGCTGGAGTGAGTGCTGAGATAAGACGAGGATATCACAGGTGGGTGTGCCTCTCCTCAGAAGagggccctgccccctcccctggatGGAGTTCAGGATGCTCAGGATGAAAGGGCTGGTCTCCAGAGACAAACGTGTGCTTACATATGCACATGCGTGTACTCAGTGATACATGCACATGGCCATGTGCGCACACACGgagaaatatacacacacatgtagaTGTGCACAGATCCACACCCACAcgctacacatgcacacacacaggcccCGGGCTGCAGGCACAGGGCCTAAGATGTGAGTGTCTGAAGAACACTCATACCTCATGCCTGCCTGTTTGTCCCCTCCCCATCctttggtgagagattttttGGGGGACAAAGGCACAGTCCTGGTCCCCAGGTAGGGTGGCTAACAGCTTCATTTGTTTGGGATTTTCTGGTTTTAGTGTTAAGTCCTGTGTCTTGGGAAAGCCCTGAGTCCCAGGCAAAGCTGCACTGGTCACCCTACCTACCCCAAGCCCCAGGCAGGCCTGGTGTGTGTCCTCCCTCCCAGAACCCTCCTCACCCTCTGTCACCTCTGTGATGGCCAAGGGGCACTTGGGAAAGAGCCAAGGCTGAGCCTCCACTCTCAGCCTGAAGGCCTCCGTACTCCTAAGATGCATTatgtttattaagcacctactaagAGCCAGACTCTAGGCCTTGGGTTTTCTCCTTGagtacctactgtatgccaggcactgttctaggccaTGGGGAGTACAGCAGGGAACACATGAGACAAAATCACTGTTCTTGTGGAGCTGACACTCAAGGAGGGGAAACAGAAAACACGATAAAGGAGTAAATGATGGAATTTATTAGAAAAGGATGCATGTTATTGGGAAAAGTGAAATAGGGAAGGGGCCATTTAAAATAGGCTGCTGGCATTCATATAACTATTGGCAAGATGGTGATCTATTATgacttaaataaattatattattatttttttaataaaataaaattataaaagaaaatgaaatagactgctgggaaggcctcactgagaaggtgatgtGGGGAGGGACCTGAATGGTAAGGTGAGGGTGGGAGCCCTGCAGATAtcctgggaagggcagggaaCAGCCCACGGAAAGGCTGGAGGCAGGACGTACCCAGCACCTGAGGACAAAAGGAGggaagcccagctctgccctggctGGCTTCCTCATCTCCAGGAAGTGGCCTGTGCTTGGGTGTGGCACGGAGGGACAGTGCCAAGTGGCCTGAGGCACCAGTCACTCTGTGAGCACAGCCGGCCTGGCCTGAGGCCATTATCTGGCCAGCAGAGCCATCCCGTTAGCATCGATTGGCTTAGAGAGGAGCATCTGGCaaggctggggcagcagaggggcCGAAGCCGAGCCCTTTGCAGGGGGAGGGCAGGTTGCAGAGCCAGAAGGATTGACCACACGGCTGACCAGTCTCCAAGCCTCAGAGAGCCCCACGGAGCTTCCCAGGGACTTATGGGGATGCCAGCCCATCGAGCTGTCCCTGTACAGGTGTAGGGAGGGGCAGGTGCCAGACTCAGGTCAGGGTGAGGCCTGAGACCTTGGGGCGAGGCGGACTGCCCAGCCCTCAGATGAGGCTGCCCAGCCTGCCCTGCAGCGTGGAGCTCCTGGATTCAGAGTCAGCTGGGCAAGGTCTGCTCCACTGCCctgctcaccagctgtgtggccttggccaGCCACTCCCCTCTGTgccccatttcctcctctgtgcaATTGTGTAGCACTCATGGGGTGTCATGAGGATTCCATGTAAGAACCTGGTACTCGGTTAGGCCTGGGTCCTGTTTGGTTAGCTCCCTTCCTGTTTCTGAGGGTAGGGAAGCTTCAGGGCCCAGTCACACTGGCCATCTGGCCTGGGACAGGAGCAGACTGTCAGTGCTGGTCCCAGTGGGGAGTTCTCTGGCCTCCTCAGCCCTGGGTGTCCGTCGCCAGCTGAGTTGTAGTTACAGCCTCTTGGGATCTCTGGCTACTTAGAGGCTGAGAGAGGGGCCAGGGTAAGATGGGGACTGCCACCTGCTTTTCCACCTCAGTACTTTTGCACATGCTgtgtcctctgcctggaatgcccttcccatCTGTCCCACCAGGTCCAGCCCCCGTGGGACCGTTCATAAGAACATCTTATGAACTGGCTGTTGAGTGGACTGGCTGAGGGGCCCGTCCGTGCCCAGGCTTCTCACCCCAGCCCCCACGGGTCCCTGCCCAGCAGGTGAGGGGTTTGGGGGTTTGCCGGAAGGAGGGCTTGAAACCAGTACCAGCTCTCCTTTCCTACACATCCTCTGTGCAAGAggacttcatggaggaggtggcacAAATGCGGCAGATGCCATCCCCATACACATACCTAGGTGCCTACTCTGGGCCTGGCACCTGCTGGACTGCCTGGTATTGTGAGATACCCATTTGCTAGTCTGTGAGGACCTGCCCAGTTCATCCCCAGGCCTCTCCTTGCCCTGCCGCTCTGAATACTCCAGAACTCCTGCAGCAAGTGTTGAATGGAGGAAGAAATGAATGAGGCTGCAAAGATGTGGGTAAGCTCCTGTAGTGGGAGGCCAGGTTGTCTGGGAGCAGCTGAATGCCCCttgaggagagaagggggaggggacagaagaggAGAGCACGAGGGAGTTCAGAGGGTGATGGCGGGAGTCCCCATCTCGCTTTCCCCAGCCCTCATGGACAGAGCAACCTGTTGCCCCACCCAGGAGGGGGCGAGGAGGCTGACGGGAAGGGGCGCAAGGCTCCTCCACAGAAACCTGAATCTTTGCTAATTTGCAATCTTCAAATGCACAGCAAAGGCACTGATGTCATTGTTAGTACATTAATCAGCAATCAGTGGGTCAGGGCCCCTGTGGGCCACACAGAAGGGGCACAGGGGGCACAGGAGGAGCCCTGGTGATGCAGTATCAGCCTCCCTGGGAAGAAACCAGCAAGGGTACCCGCTGGCTCAGGCAGGGGTGCCAGAGGCAGGATAGGAGAACTGGCCCAGGGCCTTGGAGGTAAGACCAGCTTCCAGGGTGGACAAGCAGACTGAGCTGAGACTCTTCCCAGTTACAGTGGGAGGGGCCAGGGGTTAACTGCAAGGGCAGCTTCCCTGGCCAGGGCACCCTGGCATCTGGATGGTACCATAGGATGGAGAGCAGCTCCAAGCATCCGCTGgggtccctgcctcctcctgtgcCTCTCTCAGGGGAACAGTGTGGTGGCTCCTGCCCTGGGTCCCTCCTTTAACCCCAGGCCCGCCCCCTGTTATCTGACCTCTCCCACTTGCCAAAGTGTGTTCACATGTCAGTTGCAAAGCTCAGCCTAGATTTTTGGACAATTGGCTCTTTTACCCAAACCAGGGTCTTCTCCTGattccttccccctttccccgtGCCCCAACATCCCCTGGGGGCACCTGTCTGAGGGAGGGCTGAGGCTCTTTGTGGAGTTCCCCTGGCTTCTCTGGGGACCATTGCAGAGAATCCCCTCTTGGGGCTTTACAGGGACAGAGCCACAGCAGCAGGCAGACAGGCTGCCTGCCCCACCTACATCAGGGGCAGGAAAGCTCCCCTACTCCCCACCACACAGGGTGGTTCTGAGGATCAGAGGCGTGCGGGCAGAAGCACTCTGTAAACTCTGTAAGCTGCACAAATGTCGGTGGTATTAATGCTGAGCCTGCCACAGCTCACCCTGCTCCTGCCGTGAGTGGCTCTCCCTGCCTGACTTCAGAGGAGCAAATGCCCTGTTTTTGCAGGACCCCAGGCAGTGGGGGGGTCTGGTGTGGACCCATGGCTCCCACAAGCATGGGTTCATGGCCATGGCCCTGTCCCCTTCAGTACAGTGAGCACCTCATACACCCTTGAGCTAGGAGGGGCACCCGGGGCTCCCTCAGAGTTCCAGGGTGGGGCGCCTCCCTGGGGCAGCCTGGGAAAAGGTGAGGAGCAGAGCTGAGCGAGGGGAGAGGGAATGGCGGGCTCTGTGGAAGGTGCAGCTGGTGTGGATtggtccctcctcccagccccaggtaTTGGAGGCTCAAGGCAGTGAGAAGGCTCCCCGAGTCAGCTGGGGTTTGGGGTCCAGGCTCCAAGGGGGTCCTCCCACTCTTATCTCCCCTTGGGGGGCTGGGCCCCCTGGCCAGACTGAGGTGGGTGGTGCGGTGCTGGAGGTCAGACCCGAGCCTCCATTTGGGGAGCCCTGGCATAGTGATCATCTCCTACTCTTGTTACACAGGAGGAGGCAGCCGAGGAGGCCCctgcctggggcctggcctgCAGACTGTCCAATGGTCCAGATGACTGAAGGCAGGGCAGGGGCCGCCTAGAGAGTGGCCTGGCCCAGATAAGGTCTTCACAGCTGCActctcaccaccaccatcaccacagaGGTCATAATTGCTCTGAAAACGCAACCGAACACAATTATGCAAAAACCAAATTATGTGCGatgatttttatgtgttggaAACATTCAGTCGAAGCCGGGTGATTACAGGGGGACGGGAAGCAGCTGCCACTCTCTGGGAGCCCATAACTCCCAACAGCTGGGAGCTGTCACTTATTTACGATGCCGTTTCTGCAAGGAAagagggggtggtggtggaggcgAGGCCCACCTGAGCCcagacaggcggctggggtggtGGCCGGCCTGAAGCTGGGAGCCAGGCCGGCCCAAGAGTGGCCGGGAAGGCTTGTTCTCTCATTCTCCATGCCCTGGGCACTGCTGGCAGCAGGAAGAATCAGCCGAGCTGCCTCAGGCCCCTGACTCTCCCAAGAGGCCTGGCTGGCCAGGCTGGAAAGGAAGGAGCAGGACGCCAGCCCTGGTAGGGATGAGATGGCTGCCTGGCCCTGCAGAGTCGGGGTCCACAGGCCTGGAGCCTGTGCCCCCAACACTGGCGCGCCTACCAGGCTGCCTGGGGCAGCTGTGACCCTGGAAAAACGCAGGTAATGATGATCATCCATAATGAGGCTGCTCTGATAATGAGCGTGGGGCTATTATCCGACCACAGGCTGGACACATccgaaaataaattattttaaggatCCATTAACGAATGCCTAATTAATGCCCAATTAGAGGGAAGCTGCAGAGGAAATGCTCCGGACAGTCAAGAGGCAAGTCTGTTTTGCAGCCACAGCCTGGGATCTCCAGtgagatggggagaggggaggggccagAAGGTGGACCCCAGTGTGGGGCAGCCTCTCTCTGGCCACTTCTTGGGCCGCAGAGCCATCAGCCCTGGTGCTTCCCCCAGTCCTTCCCATAAACACATGCACACGCGTCCTCTGCAAGGGACAACTATTACTATTtagacatgaggaaactgaggcataggggATGATGCATACTTGAGGACGTGGAAAGCACTGTAAATGAGAAATCTCTCAAGGTAAACTTTGGTGTCATGCATGCATGCTTTGCTTGTTATTgggaataatttaaataaaaagactCCTCAGGACTCCATATGCGATATTCACTGTGTTAGAACGAGAGTCTGCACCACTATCCGTTCATGCAGACAAGGgcaagtaagtggcagagctgggacaggaACCCAAGGCTGGCTGCTGTGTCCATGGGTTGTGACCTTCATCTTAGCAAGGGCGACAGAGCCTGGGGGCGGGGCTTAGCAGAtatgggcggggcggggctggggtggggctaaGGAAGTATgcagggtggagggggattacagCTGCTACCCCGACTCATCTCACAGCCCAGGCTGGGATAGAACCCCCCAGTAGAGGTGGGGCGCTAGGGTGTGGGGAGCCATCAGGAGCCAGGCCCTCAGGGGCTAACACTCCAGACCGCTGAGCGCAGCAAAGACGAGGACAGAGCCCCAGAGGCCAAGGAGGGTCACGTGCCGATCCGGACTGTCTCCCACCTCCCTAGCAGCCCCTGACCTggctgtgctctctctccctgccaGGGTGCTGTGTggaactgctgctgctgctgttggcgGGGGAGCTGCCCCTGGGCGGCGGCTGCCCGAGGGACTGCGTGTGCTACCCTGCCCCCATGACGGTCAGCTGCCAGGCACACAACTTCGCTGCCATCCCCGAGGGCATCCCAGAGGACAGCGAGCGCATCTTCCTGCAGAACAACCGCATCACCCTTCTCCAACAGGGCCACTTCAGCCCTGCCATGGTCACCCTGTGGATCTACTCCAACAACATCACCTTCATCGACCCCAACACCTTCCAGGGCTTCGTGCACCTGGAGGAGCTGGACCTCGGCGACAACCGGCAGCTGCGGTCACTGGCCCCTGAGACCTTCCAGGGCCTGGTGAAGCTCCACGCCCTCTACCTCTACAAGTGTGGGCTCAGTGCCCTGCCAGCGGGCATCTTTGGTGGCCTGCACAGCCTGCAGTACCTCTACCTGCAGGACAACCACATCGAGTACCTCCAGGACGACATCTTTGTGGACCTGGTCAACCTCAGCCACCTGTTCCTCCATGGCAACAAGCTGTGGAGCCTGGGCCAAGATACCTTCCGGGGTCTGGTGAACCTGGACCGGCTCCTACTGCACGAGAACCATCTGCAGTGGGTCCATCGCAGGGCTTTCCATGACCTCCGCAGGCTGACCACCCTCTTCCTCTTCAACAAcagtctctctgagcttcagggtGACTGCCTGGCGCCCCTGGGGGCCCTGGAGTTCCTCCGCCTCAATGGAAATGCATGGGACTGTGGCTGCCGGGCCCGCTCCCTGTGGGAATGGCTGCAAAAGTTTCGTGGCTCTAGCTCTGCTGTCCCCTGTGTGTCCCCTGAGCCGCTGCATGGTCAGGATCTGAAGCTGCTGAGGGCTGAGGACTTCCGGAACTGCACAGGGCCAGTGTCCCCGCACCAGAT
This portion of the Vicugna pacos chromosome 16, VicPac4, whole genome shotgun sequence genome encodes:
- the RTN4RL1 gene encoding reticulon-4 receptor-like 1, encoding MLRKGCCVELLLLLLAGELPLGGGCPRDCVCYPAPMTVSCQAHNFAAIPEGIPEDSERIFLQNNRITLLQQGHFSPAMVTLWIYSNNITFIDPNTFQGFVHLEELDLGDNRQLRSLAPETFQGLVKLHALYLYKCGLSALPAGIFGGLHSLQYLYLQDNHIEYLQDDIFVDLVNLSHLFLHGNKLWSLGQDTFRGLVNLDRLLLHENHLQWVHRRAFHDLRRLTTLFLFNNSLSELQGDCLAPLGALEFLRLNGNAWDCGCRARSLWEWLQKFRGSSSAVPCVSPEPLHGQDLKLLRAEDFRNCTGPVSPHQIKSHTLTTTDRAARKEHHPPHGPARDKSHPHGHLPGSRSGYKKPGKNCTSHRNRNQVSKAGTGKQAHELQDYAPDYQHKFSFDIMPTARPKRKGKCARRTPIRAPSGVQQASSGSSLGASLLAWILGLVVTLR